Genomic DNA from Nitrososphaerota archaeon:
TGGCGTCCAGGGGGACGGCCGGCATCATCTCCTTCTTGCCTGCCCTGGTCGTGTTCGTGCTGTCGGTCACGGCCATCTCGAGCGCGCTTTTCCTCATTGACAAGAAGACAGTGGCGACCTTCAGGCGGACGGACGCCGTCCTCCTGGCGGGCGGAATCCTATGGCTCTTCTGTGCCGCATGCGGCATAGTCTACGCTCGGCTGACAGGGTCGGCGAGCGCCCTGAACAACTCGATTCTCTTCGGGGCATTCATCTGCGCCGGGCTCGAATTCCTCGTGATCAACGGGACTTTCACCAGCCGGGCTCCGCTAGCCCTGGGGCTGGCCGCGATTCATCCCGCATCGACCCTCGCCATCCTCAGGTACTCCGAGCTCTCGGCGAAACTCGACGTGGCTGCCCTCCTGGTGGGCGCCTCCGCCTTACTGATAATCACGGCCTTCCCGTTCCTGCTGCAGACCAAGAAGACCTCCCTCGGATTCAGCGCCCTCAAGCTCTTCCAGGCCTTCATGAAGACCTGGGCGAACGGAGACCCTACCGACCTGGAGGTCGTGCTATCCGCCCACTCGGAGGAAGCCGAGGTGACCACCAAGGTGCTCCGCTTCAGCACGACGGCAGGGGACGCATTCATCGTCCTCCCTGGCGTCCATCCGGGGCCGTTCCACCCAGTCGGAAGCTACGACCTGCCGGGCGTCATCTCAGAGACGTTCAAGGGACTCGGGCCTGTCATGACCCTCCACGGGCCGGGGGGGCACGAGAGGAACCTTGCCACGTCAGCCGAGACCGCGAAATATGCACAGGAAACAGCCGAGTTCGCCCGAGGGATCCGAACATCCCTGAGCGAAGCGCTTGCCAGGGGGCCGTACCATGCCAGGGTCGGCAAGGCGAACGTATCCTCGACGGCCTTCTCCAGGGACCTGCTCCTGACGGTGTCGTTCGCACCGCTGGGCTCCGACGACCTCAGCACAGACTTCGAGTCGGTTCTTTCAGGCCGGGCCGCGGGGGCAGGGTTCGAACCTTCTTTCATCGACGCCCACAATTCCATCGACGTCCGGCAGGAGTCGCCTGACACGGCCGACCCGGGCTGGGTCCAGCTCTTCGACAGGATGCAGTCGGCAGCAGCCTCACCATTCAAAGTGGGGTATTCACACTCGAGCGAAATCATGTTCGGGGCCAAGGACGACATGACCGAGCACGGGGTCGGCCTCCTTATGCTCGAAACAGAACTCGGCAAATCGGTTTTGGTCCTCGCTGACTCCAACAACGCCGTCCCGACTCTGAGAGAGGAAACAGCCCGGGCGCTGGAGCCTCTCGGTTACGGCCTCCTGGAATTCTGCACCTCGGACACCCACAACCTCGCGGCGAGGGGGCTCACAATCGCGAGAGGCTACCATGCCCTGGGAGAGTCTACCCCGACAGGGTCGATATCCAAGGCTGT
This window encodes:
- a CDS encoding DUF2070 family protein, with the protein product MSSTSSSEQGPPRRSATEILASRYRHLFVLPSAPALLLYSAVVSFLLALASRGTAGIISFLPALVVFVLSVTAISSALFLIDKKTVATFRRTDAVLLAGGILWLFCAACGIVYARLTGSASALNNSILFGAFICAGLEFLVINGTFTSRAPLALGLAAIHPASTLAILRYSELSAKLDVAALLVGASALLIITAFPFLLQTKKTSLGFSALKLFQAFMKTWANGDPTDLEVVLSAHSEEAEVTTKVLRFSTTAGDAFIVLPGVHPGPFHPVGSYDLPGVISETFKGLGPVMTLHGPGGHERNLATSAETAKYAQETAEFARGIRTSLSEALARGPYHARVGKANVSSTAFSRDLLLTVSFAPLGSDDLSTDFESVLSGRAAGAGFEPSFIDAHNSIDVRQESPDTADPGWVQLFDRMQSAAASPFKVGYSHSSEIMFGAKDDMTEHGVGLLMLETELGKSVLVLADSNNAVPTLREETARALEPLGYGLLEFCTSDTHNLAARGLTIARGYHALGESTPTGSISKAVAELAKLADGRLAPSAYGSGRMTSRVKVFGAKSLEEFAEVTQSSSKLGRAYVRFGVVSAAVLLFLALAL